ACGTGATGAGCTTGAGTTCATCGCCAACCTGGCGATTCGTCACGACCTGTTTGTCATCACAGACGAGATCTACGAATATTTCCTCTACGACGACAACGAGCACCTGAGTCCGGCTTCTCTGCCTGGAATGGCTGAGCGCACGATTACCATTTCGGGATTCTCCAAGACCTACAGCATCACGGGATGGCGCATCGGATACGCCGTATGCGACGCGCGCTGGGCGCATTCAATCGGCTACTTCCACGACCTCGCCTACATTTGCGCGCCTTCGCCCTTTCAGCACGGAGTCGCGGCAGGTCTCGAAGAGCTAACCTCAGACTTCTACTCCAGCTTGGCGGATGAATATCGCGCCAAGCGTGATTTGCTCTGCACCACCCTTGAGCAAGTGGGACTTTCCCCATCGTGGCCGCAGGGGTCCTACTACGTGCTGGCGGATGTCTCAGCGTTGCCTGGCAGCAACAGTAAAGAAAAGGCCATGCATCTACTCGCCAGCACCGGCGTGGCCGCCGTTCCGGGTGAGGCGTTCTTTAGCGGAGGCGGTAAGAACCTGCTGCGTTTCTGTTTCGCCAAGACTGACGCTGATCTGGAAGAAGCCTGCCGCAGGCTCAGTCGAATGTCGGTAGCCGCGGCTTCGCGTTAGTCGAGACCGATTCCATCACGATAAACAAAGGTTGGATCCGGCTTCCATCGCTGAAGCGATGTCCGTTTACGAGCCTTTTTCACGCAGCCGAAACTGGCTGGTGGGCAACGATGGTCGACGGGGCGGCCCCGCTCTTCACCAGAGCGTGAGCCTCAGCGTATTGCTCGTATGCATCGCGCTCCGCAGCCCATGCGCGGAATGTAGGCAGCATTTTCAAACCAGCTTCGTAACCGACTTTCACGATTCCCAGCGCTTTCTGGAAGTCATCGAACGCATAGGCGCTTACGTCGGGCTCTATGAGCAGGTCGGCGTGGGCTTGCCATAGACAATTCATGTTGGCCTGAGCGATTGAGAAGCACTGGCCGATGACTTCCAGCACGTGACGCGGACTCTTCTGTACCCAATGAGCACTGAAGAAGATTGCCGCCACGCGATCGGCGCCCATATCCTTCAGCGGCTTGGCCGGCACAGCATGACCGAGCAGGCCATCGACCATCAGTCGGCCGCGCACACTTACAGGAAGAAACACGCCGGGATAGGCGCAGCTTGCGCGTACGGGATCGATCAGGTCTCCCTGGGTGAAGACGACAGGTTCGCCGGTCAGGAAGTCAGTTGCCGTGACGGCGAGCGGAATGCGCAGTTCCTCAAAAGTCTTAACTTTCAGGATGCGGTGCAGGAAGCCTGTCATACGGTCGTTGGTACAAAGACCGAAGCGGGAAATGGTGTAACGGGCGAAGTCTTTGAAGCGAACGATGGCGGCGATCTCTTCGAGTTCTTTTGCTGATACTCCGCTGCAGTAGGCCGCGCCGATTACGGCGCCGACGCTGGTTCCGGCTATGAAGTCAGGAAGAATTCCATTCTCTTCTAATGCTTTGAGGATGCCGACATGCGCGAGTCCGCGGGCGAATCCCCCGCCGAGGGCGAGTCCGATGCGACAGGGTTTCGGAGCTTCAATACGCGGTTGATGCGCGCTCTTTACTTCGCGTGCCAGAGCTCGCACGGACTTATGGAGGCCGTCGAAGAGTTTCACCAGGGCACCTCGCCCAAGCTGGTCACGCCGCCTCGGGCCGCGGCTTAAGGCCAGCACTATTCGGTAGATACGATGCTCAGGTGTCACAAACAAGATGCAGCTCTGATGCAGGTTTTCGTCGTTATTCGCGAGGCAACCAGATCCACGCGTGGCGCCCCGAACGCGTACCGGGTCGGCTTGCTCGTCTACAATCTCGGTATGAAGTACGTTTTTCGCCTGGCGTTAGTTGGCACATTCGGTGTTTTGGTCCCATCTCTCGCGGCCCAGCAGCCCGCCGCTTCGACACAGAACAGGCAATCGACGCACGCCTCTGATCCGCTGCCGCGATCCGACTCCGATCAGTCCACCGAAGCTCCGCCGCTGTCCCCTAATGAGAGTTCGAGCAAGCAGACGCAGATTGACCTATCTCCGCCCGCGAACGACGCAGCCACGCATCCGAATAGCGAGATCCCGGATGTAACCGAGATGCACGCATGGAATCCACACAAGGCTCAGAAGGATATCGAAGTTGGCGAGTTTTATCTGAAGCGCAAGAACTATCGGGCGGCCGAGGATCGCTTCCGCGAAGCCCTGGAGTATAAGCCAGGAGATGCCATCGCGACGTATCGATTGGCGGAGGCACTGGATGGGCTGGGACAGTATCCCGAGGCAATCAAGAACTATCAGGAGTACTTGAAGATTCCCTCTAACGACAAGTTCGGTTCGGAGGCGAAGAAAGCATTAGCACGGCTGGAGAAGAAAGAATCAGCGGAGAAGAGATGAACGGGTTGGTGATTTCGCGATTCGTGATTGAAAATCGCGAATCACGAAATCGCGAAATTACTTCTCCACGCGCACGAAGTCATCCGTCGTCGCATTTACCACCACGCCCAGATCCGGCTCATTGGAGTTCTTGCCATAGTTCACGTGCCAGACCAGCATCTGGCGGCGCGGTTCCCAATTCAGGCTGAAGTTCACTGGAGTATCCGGATCTTTTTTCAACAGGGCTGCTCCGCCGTGTTTCTGCGCAGTTTCAAGTGCTTTGTCGGAATCGATCTTCAGGTACACAAGATCGAATGGAGCCGTGGAAGTATTGTTAGGGCTGAAGCTGTCTTCGCTGCCCGGATTGATGCCCGGGCTGGGCGCGTCTGGTCCGGTCAATCCCGACCACATGTATGTCTTCATTGCCTGGCGCGAGCGTGAACCGAACAGTCCGCGCCATACGGCTGATTTGCCATCATGGCCTAGTGGCGCATTGGGATTGCCACCGGCGTTTTTGTAATTCTGCGACTGAATGCTGATGGGCTGCGTGTCAGGAGCCCAGCCGCGCGAAGTGGTGTAAAGACGCTGTAGAGCCACGCGCCCAGTTTCGGCTTCCGTAGGCTTCGGTGCGGGCTTCTCCGCCGGCGCGCTGTTCCCCGAGGGGGATGACGAGCAGGCACACAGCATCGCTGCCATGCCGAGAGTCAAAAGAATCTTGCCGGTCATGGACCGTACTATACCTGCTCCTTTGAATTCGCCAACGCACTCAAGTAACGGTTGGTATCAAGAATGCAACTGCGCGGGTTTCAGTTTTGAGCGGTGCTGAAATTGGCGGGCCAAGTTGACATGTCGCGCTCGCGATTCCGCTGTATGAAACCCAAGCTCTAAAGACGTATGTGACTGTCAATTGCGGCGAACCGCGCCGAAGAGACCGATTGCGATGCCGTATAGTTGATATATGGCCCGAGGTTTCGAGAGTAAGTCAGTCGAGGAGCAGCAGGCAGAAGCAAAACGGGAATCAAGTACAGGACAAAAGCTCAATCCAGAGCAGGCAGAGCGTCGCCGTAAGCGTGATGGGCTGGTGCTCTCGCGCAAGAATGTGCAACGCCGACTCGAATCGATCTCCAATCCCAGCCATCGTCAGATGTTAGAAGGCGCTCTAGCCGAAATCGATCGACAGATTGCGGAGCTAGGCTAAGCAGATTTCGCGCTTTATCTATCGCCGACGCGGCGCGGCTCGCGGTGGACTAGCGACCATACCAACAAGAAAGCTAGCCGCTAATAGCTAGCGGCTAGCTGCTTGTTTATCGATGTTTGATGAACGCCCCGGTATGCAGCTCGGCGATTGCCTGGCGAAGCTGCTCTTGCGTGTTCATCACGATCGGCCCGTACCACGCTACCGGCTCTTCGATCGGCTTGCCTGAAACCAGCAGGAAGCGAATTCCTTCAGGTCCTGCTTGGACGCTGATCTCGTCGCCACGGTCAAAGAGTACGAGCGAGTGGTTGCTCACGTCGTACTTGGCCGGTGCGTTCGGATCATGTGCCTGCTCGGTGAGCACAGCGCGTGGATCGGAGGCATCGCGGAACGTGCCTGAGCCTGCGAAGACGTAGGCAAAGGCATTGCGCGTAGTCTCCACCTTCAGACGCTTGCGCTGATTCGGCGGCACG
This genomic interval from Terriglobales bacterium contains the following:
- a CDS encoding pyridoxal phosphate-dependent aminotransferase, which encodes MLELSRKAAGIAQSEIRIMSVECERARGINLAQGICDTEVPEPVQRAAIDAIRSRQNSYTRLDGVAELRRAIARKMRDYNGIEADPEREIVVTAGSTGAFYSACLALLNAGDEVIVFEPYYGYHVNTLRAFDCVPVYVTMHPPRWIFSREQCEQAITTKTRAIILNSPGNPSGKVFTRDELEFIANLAIRHDLFVITDEIYEYFLYDDNEHLSPASLPGMAERTITISGFSKTYSITGWRIGYAVCDARWAHSIGYFHDLAYICAPSPFQHGVAAGLEELTSDFYSSLADEYRAKRDLLCTTLEQVGLSPSWPQGSYYVLADVSALPGSNSKEKAMHLLASTGVAAVPGEAFFSGGGKNLLRFCFAKTDADLEEACRRLSRMSVAAASR
- a CDS encoding patatin-like phospholipase family protein; its protein translation is MKLFDGLHKSVRALAREVKSAHQPRIEAPKPCRIGLALGGGFARGLAHVGILKALEENGILPDFIAGTSVGAVIGAAYCSGVSAKELEEIAAIVRFKDFARYTISRFGLCTNDRMTGFLHRILKVKTFEELRIPLAVTATDFLTGEPVVFTQGDLIDPVRASCAYPGVFLPVSVRGRLMVDGLLGHAVPAKPLKDMGADRVAAIFFSAHWVQKSPRHVLEVIGQCFSIAQANMNCLWQAHADLLIEPDVSAYAFDDFQKALGIVKVGYEAGLKMLPTFRAWAAERDAYEQYAEAHALVKSGAAPSTIVAHQPVSAA
- a CDS encoding tetratricopeptide repeat protein, whose product is MQVFVVIREATRSTRGAPNAYRVGLLVYNLGMKYVFRLALVGTFGVLVPSLAAQQPAASTQNRQSTHASDPLPRSDSDQSTEAPPLSPNESSSKQTQIDLSPPANDAATHPNSEIPDVTEMHAWNPHKAQKDIEVGEFYLKRKNYRAAEDRFREALEYKPGDAIATYRLAEALDGLGQYPEAIKNYQEYLKIPSNDKFGSEAKKALARLEKKESAEKR